The sequence CCATCCTTCCCCAATAAAAGTTGGTGGTGAGGGTGAATTTTTTTGTTCTTTTGATTGGAGCTTGGTCGATGCCAAATCAAAGAATTCGTATTCGTTTGAAAGCGTTTGATCACAAGTTGATCGATCAGTCCACGGCTGAAATTGTCGAGACTGCCAAACGCACTGGTGCTCAGGTTAGCGGTCCTATTCCACTGCCTACTCGCAAAGAACGCTATACGGTATTGGTTTCTCCTCACGTAAATAAAGATGCACGTGATCAATATGAAATCCGTACGCACAAGCGTCTGGTGGATATCATTGAGCCTACTGATAAAACAGTAGATGCTTTGATGAGATTGGACTTGGCTGCCGGCGTTGATGTTCAAATCAGCTTGGGCTAACAAGAGAGGGTTTAAACAATGGCGATTGGTATAGTCGGTCGTAAAGTCGGTATGACCCGTATCTTCACTGAAGATGGCGTGTCTATTCCTGTGACTGTTATCGAAGCAACGCCTAACCGCGTGACTCAGCTCCGTACTGAGGAAATCGACGGTTATAAGGCGTTGCAGGTCACTGCAGGTACCAAGAAAGCTAACCGCGTCAACAAGGCCGAAGCTGGTCAGTTCGCAAAAGCCGGTGTCGAAGCCGGACGTGGTAAGTGGGAATTCCGCCTCAATGGTACTGAAGGTGAAGGCATTGAAGTGGGCAGTGAAATCACTGTCGAAATCTTCGCTGAGAATGCCATGGTAGATGTAACGGGTACCTCTAAAGGTAAAGGTTTTGCCGGTGCGATCAAACGTTGGAACTTCAGTTCACAGCGTATGACACACGGTAACTCATTGTCTCACCGTGCGCCGGGTTCGATTGGTCAGAACCAATCTCCTGGTAAAGTTTTCAAAGGCAAGAAAATGGCCGGTCATATGGGCGCTGAGCGCGTGACGGTACAGTCTTTGGAAGTAGTACGTGTGGATGCTGAGAACAACCTGCTGCTGGTCAGAGGTGCTGTTCCTGGTGCAACAGGTGGCGATGTAATCGTTAAGCCTGCGGTTAAAGCGTAACGTCTGGGAGATTAGTGATGGAATTAGTATTGAAAGACGCGAACAGCGCTCTTGAAGTATCCGAAGCTACCTTTGGACGTGAGTTTAACGAAGCTCTGGTACACCAGGTAGTTGTCGCATACGGTGCAGGTGCCCGTCAGGGAACCAAAGCACAGAAGACCCGTTCTGAAGTTCGCGGTGGTGGTAAGAAGCCATGGCGTCAGAAAGGTACAGGCCGCGCTCGTGCCGGTACCATTCGCAGCCCAATCTGGGTTGGCGGTGGCCGCGCATTTGCTGCCAAACCTCAGGATCATGGTCAGAAAGTTAATAAGAAAATGTATCGCGGTGCGATCAAAAGCATCCTGTCCGAACTGGTTCGTCAGGAGCGTTTGATTGTGGTCGAGAAATTCGGTGTTGAAGGGCCTAAGACCAAAGAGTTGGTTGCTAAGCTTAACGACCTGAACCTCAACGACGTGTTGATCGTGACCAAGGAACTGGACGAGAACCTGTTCTTGTCAGCCCGCAACCTGTACAAGGTTGATGTACGTGATGTACAGGGTGTAGATCCGGTAAGCCTGATTGCATTTGAAAAAGTGTTAATCACTGCCGACGCAGTGAAGCAGTTAGAGGAGGCGTTGGCATGATTAACGAAGAACGTCTACTGAAAGTGGTGCTGGCACCACATGTTTCTGAAAAGTCTACTTTGGCTGCCGAGAACAGCAACACTGTTGTGTTCAAGGTACTTAAAGATGCCACGAAAGCTGAAATCAAGCAGGCGGTTGAAAAACTGTTCGAAGTTGAAGTTGACGGCGTCCGCACTGTGAACGTGAAGGGTAAAACCAAGCGTCATGGTATGACTTTCGGCAAGCGCAAAGACTGGAAAAAGGCTTACGTTGAGCTCAAAGAAGGTCAGGACATCGACTTTGTCGGTGGCGCTGAGTAACAGGGGGATTAAGATATGCCATTAATGAAAGCTAATCCAACTTCTCCGGGTCGTCGCCACGTCGTCAAAGTGGTTAACCCAGATTTGCACAAAGGCGCGCCTTACGCTCCTTTGTTGGAGAAGAAAAGCAAGTCTGGTGGTCGTAACAACGGCGGTAGCATTACTGTTCGTCACATCGGTGGCGGTCACAAACAGCATTATCGTAACGTTGACTTCAAACGTAACAAAGATGGCGTAGCCGCCAAAATTGAGCGTCTGGAATATGATCCAAACCGAAGCGCAAACATTGCTCTGGTGCTTTATGCAGACGGCGAACGTCGCTACATACTCGCGCCTAAAGGCCTGAAGGCCGGTGATCAGATCCAATCCGGTTCTAATGCACCGATCAAAGCCGGTAACAGCATGCCGATGCGCAATATCCCGGTAGGTACTACGGTACACGCTGTGGAAATGAAGCCTGGAAAGGGTGCCCAGATGGCACGTTCTGCAGGCGCCTACGTTCAGATTCTTGCCCGTGATGGTTCGTATGTGACCCTGCGTTTACGCAGTGGTGAAGTACGCAAGGTATTGGCTGATTGCCGTGCCACTATCGGGGAAGTCGGTAATGCCGAACACATGCTGCGCCAGTTAGGTAAAGCAGGTGCCACTCGTTGGCGCGGTGTTCGTCCTACCGTTCGTGGTGTAGCCATGAACCCGGTAGATCACCCGCACGGTGGTGGTGAAGGTCGTACCTCTGGTGGCCGTCACCCAGTATCACCCTGGGGTAAACCTACTAAGGGCAAGAAAACCCGTAGTAACAAGCGTACCGATAAGCTTATCGTACGTCGTCGTAATAAGTAATAGCGAGGATTCACCATGCCACGTTCTCTCAAGAAAGGTCCATTCATCGACCTGCACTTGTTGAAGAAGGTAGAGACTGCGGTGGAAAAGAACGACAGAAAACCGATCAAGACCTGGTCGCGTCGTTCTATGATCATCCCCAATATGATTGGGTTGACCATTGCAGTCCATAACGGTCGTCAGCACGTTCCTGTTTTAATCAGTGACGAAATGGTAGGCCATAAGTTGGGCGAATTTGCGCCAACGCGTACTTATCGCGGCCATGTCGCTGATAAGAAAGCCAGAAGATAAGGGGGAAATAATGGAAGCATTAGCTAAACACCGTTTTGCCCGCACTTCGGCTCAGAAAGCGCGCCTGGTTGCAGATCAAATTCGCGGAATGCACGTTGAGAAAGCACTGGAACTGCTCAGCTACAGCCCCAAGAAAGCGGCTGATCTGGTCAAGAAA comes from Lacimicrobium alkaliphilum and encodes:
- the rpsJ gene encoding 30S ribosomal protein S10, with protein sequence MPNQRIRIRLKAFDHKLIDQSTAEIVETAKRTGAQVSGPIPLPTRKERYTVLVSPHVNKDARDQYEIRTHKRLVDIIEPTDKTVDALMRLDLAAGVDVQISLG
- the rplC gene encoding 50S ribosomal protein L3; this translates as MAIGIVGRKVGMTRIFTEDGVSIPVTVIEATPNRVTQLRTEEIDGYKALQVTAGTKKANRVNKAEAGQFAKAGVEAGRGKWEFRLNGTEGEGIEVGSEITVEIFAENAMVDVTGTSKGKGFAGAIKRWNFSSQRMTHGNSLSHRAPGSIGQNQSPGKVFKGKKMAGHMGAERVTVQSLEVVRVDAENNLLLVRGAVPGATGGDVIVKPAVKA
- the rplD gene encoding 50S ribosomal protein L4, which gives rise to MELVLKDANSALEVSEATFGREFNEALVHQVVVAYGAGARQGTKAQKTRSEVRGGGKKPWRQKGTGRARAGTIRSPIWVGGGRAFAAKPQDHGQKVNKKMYRGAIKSILSELVRQERLIVVEKFGVEGPKTKELVAKLNDLNLNDVLIVTKELDENLFLSARNLYKVDVRDVQGVDPVSLIAFEKVLITADAVKQLEEALA
- the rplW gene encoding 50S ribosomal protein L23; this translates as MINEERLLKVVLAPHVSEKSTLAAENSNTVVFKVLKDATKAEIKQAVEKLFEVEVDGVRTVNVKGKTKRHGMTFGKRKDWKKAYVELKEGQDIDFVGGAE
- the rplB gene encoding 50S ribosomal protein L2, which encodes MPLMKANPTSPGRRHVVKVVNPDLHKGAPYAPLLEKKSKSGGRNNGGSITVRHIGGGHKQHYRNVDFKRNKDGVAAKIERLEYDPNRSANIALVLYADGERRYILAPKGLKAGDQIQSGSNAPIKAGNSMPMRNIPVGTTVHAVEMKPGKGAQMARSAGAYVQILARDGSYVTLRLRSGEVRKVLADCRATIGEVGNAEHMLRQLGKAGATRWRGVRPTVRGVAMNPVDHPHGGGEGRTSGGRHPVSPWGKPTKGKKTRSNKRTDKLIVRRRNK
- the rpsS gene encoding 30S ribosomal protein S19, whose translation is MPRSLKKGPFIDLHLLKKVETAVEKNDRKPIKTWSRRSMIIPNMIGLTIAVHNGRQHVPVLISDEMVGHKLGEFAPTRTYRGHVADKKARR